A stretch of DNA from Alphaproteobacteria bacterium:
CAGGAGTTACCACGACCCGCCGGATCACGGTCGACCGCCCCCGCACCATCGATGTCATGGGCGAGGAACTGCGCGTATACGCGACGCCGGAGCTGATTCGGGACATCGAGCAGACCTGCAAGGGCCTGATTCTGGACTTCGCGGATGTGAACGAGGACTCGGTCGGCACCAACGTCAATATCGACCATATCGCGCCGACGCTGATGGGTATGTCGGTGAACATCATCGCCACGGTAAAGGAAATCGACCGCCGCAAGGTTGTATTCGAGATTTCAGCCGTGGACGATATCGAACCGATGGGCCGGGGCAGCCATACCCGTTTCATCATCGATACCAGCAAATCCGCGGAGCGCCTCCAGGCCAAGATCGCGAAGGTCAAAGCCCTGTAACTCAGATCCCTTTAACAAAACCCGCGTAGCAGGGGTGGGGTAATTCAGTGCTTCGTTAACCGTTCAGATCAGATCGTGTTTATTTGGACCGCTCAGGCAAATTCAAACAAATACGATCTGATCTAACGGGCCGCTGCCTCTGCCAGGCAATAGCGCGCCACCTCCGCATGGGTTGCGAACCAGACATCCGACCGGGTTTTCATGTGTTCGATCAGCTCCTCCAGCATCGCAAGCCGCGAGCGGTGGCCGATGAAATGCGGATGCATTGTCAGCACGAACAACCCGCCATCGACATAGGTGCCATCAAATTCGGATTTAAAAATTTCCAGGACGGCCGATGGCGGCGTATAGGGACGCAGCCCCGAAAACCGGTCCATGTTGAAGTAGACCGCGTCATCCTTGATCCATTCCACGGGCAGTTCCACCACGCCCGTCGCCTCGCCGTTTTCCAACAGTTCATAGGGATCGTCATCGGCCATCAGGGAGGAATCGTAAATCAGTCCCATTTCGCGGGTGATGGCCAGGGTGTTCGGGCTGAAGTCCCAGGACGGCGTGCGGATACCGACCGGTCGAACGCCGCAGATCGACTCCAGGACATCCGCCGCGCGCATCTGCAAATCGCGTTCGGCGGCCGCCGGCAGTTCGCTGTTGAGTTCGTGAATCCAGCCGTGGATGCCGATCTCATGGCCCTCGTCCGCGAGGGCCCGCTGTTCGTCCGGCCACAGCATCGCCACCACGGCGGGCACGAAGAAGCTGGCGCGAATGTCGTACCTGTCCAGCAGACGGCGAATCCGGGGCACCGATACACGCGCCGCATATTCGCCCTGCGACAGCCTGCCCGGCGAGGAATCGCCAAAGCGCAGCGTGCTCGATTCATGGTCGGAATCGAAGGACAGCGCCACCGCCGCCCGGGCGCCGTTCGGCCAGGTTTCGGGTTTCAGCGACCGGCCGGCGCGTACTTTTCCGACGATGCCGCGCCAGCGCGCTTCGGGCCATTGCCACGGCAAATCGCCCGGCGCGGTTTTTCCACTGGAATCGGCTGCCATGTCATCCTCCCCTTCCCGGACATCCAGTCCGGACAGCCCGTGGCAATTCACCGCAATGGCGGCGTTCGCCGGAAAAGGGTACAACCGCCCGGCAAATACCTGAAACGGTTTCGGAGCAATCATGGAAATTTCAGCCCGTATCGATTTGCGCCGCGCGATCAGGCGCGGGTTTGCATGCCTTTGTCCAAAATGCGGCAACAGCAACCTGTACCGCCGCTACCTGAAGACCGAAACCGATTGCGGGTCATGCGGCGCGCCGGTCGGCAATATCCGTACCGACGATATCGCCCCTTATTTCACCATCATGATCGTCGGGCATATTGTCGTGCCGCTACTGCTGGGCCTGGAGCAGGTAGCCTCCCCGCCCGGCTGGGTCCACTGGCTCATTTGGCCCCCCGTGACCATAGCACTGACATACTGGTTTCTGCCCCGCGTCAAAGGGTCGGTGCTGGGCTGGATGCTATGGCTCGGTATGCGTGGCGACGAGCAGCATTAGCTTAGCCCGCAACGCTGGGGCGGGCGCCGATTGCGTCATACCAGCGCTGCAGATTGCCGCAGTCTTCCGGAATCCGGATTTTGGGGATCCGCCCCAGCGCGATGCCGCAGAAAGCCGTGATATCCGCCACAGAAAAGCGGTCGCCCGCAATAAATTCGCGATCCGCCATTTCGCCATCCAGCCAGGCCATGCGTTCCAGGACCGTCGTCCGGCACAATTCGCCGAAATCGGGCACCTGCGTTATCCGTCCCTCCCAATAGGGATGGCTGTGCCGGAAACATCCTGATATCTGGCCCAGAATTTCCGATTCCATGCGCCGGTTCCACATTTCCACATTCGCCCTGTCACGAGCGTCTGTACCGAACAGCGGCGGTTCCGGCTGGATTTCCTCGAAATAGCGGCAGATCGCCACCGATTCCGCCAGGTATGTTCCATCGTCGAATTCCAGGACGGGAACACGGGCCAGCGGGTTCTTGGCGATGAAATCCGCTGTCAGGTTACCCTTGCCCGCGAGATCGATTTCCACCGACTCGACCTCGATCCCCTTCTCGGCGAGGAAAATATGCACCCGGCGCGGGTTCGGGGCGATTTTTGTTGTATAGAGCTTCATGGCGGCCATCCTGCTACGGTGTGTCATGCACCACAGTAGACGGCGTCAGAACGTTTCATACAAGGGGCTGTGGAGCCCCGGGCAGAATTATCCGCGCATATAGCGGCGTTCCGGATGGTAGGAACTGAAGCGGGTCTGAAAGAAGCGAACAATAGCAGCGGCAAGGTTTTTCATTCTTTTCTCCATTCACCTCAGCGGCCGCCTTTCGGCGTTGCCAGCATGTCTGTCTAACGTGGAGCCATAATCGCCGATTGCGGGCACAATCGCAGTGACGCAAATCACAGGATCCGCAATATCCTGTTGCGGTGACAATTCAATGATCTCCAGCCGTTCCACCAGCCAGCGCAGCGGCACGCGTCGCCCGGCATCGGACGGGGCCGGCGCCATCCAGAATACGGATGCAATACAGGAGCGTGGCAGCGGCGCTGCGCCGGATTTCGGCATCGCACTGCCGCCGAAGAAATTCGATCACCCCGGTCCGCGGCGCCGGAAAGCCGACAGCTTGCCGCCATACCCGTTGCGCCGGCTCACATCCTGGTCATAATCCGACCCCAAGAACAGGTGATGGTTTATAAGATACAATGGAGGATAAAGAATGCTGACAACGCTTCGTGGACTGGTGCTGGCCGCGATCATCGGCTTCGCGGCAACCAGCGCCGCCCTGGCCGCCGAGGAAACAATCACAATTGGTGAATGGCGCACAGAACCCGCAAAGTCGCTGGTCTGCAGCGGCGAGGCCGGCAACATCATCGTCGATATCGCCACCCGTGCCAACACCTTCTACCTGAGCGGCGGACAGAAGGGCAGTCCGGAATACGACGCTTACTGGACCGCCCTGGAAAAGGCGCTACAAGAGCGTCATTGTTTCGTGACGGAAAAGATGCGCCATCTGCCGGATGCCATCGTCTATGCGGGCCCGAAAAACCTGGACGATCAGGGCAAGCGGTTCAAGGTCCTCGGCACGACCATAGAGCATAGCGAAAACAATTATCCCGCCTTCACGATGACGACGCTACCGGTGGTCCGGTAAGGCGTCCGGCCTTTCCCGGCGCGCATCGGTCAGGCGCCGCTGCGCCCTTAGACGGACTTGACCAGCGACAGAAAATGCTGCCGGACGTCCGGCGCAATCGTCATGAAATTGCGGACCAGTTCCAGCGTTTCACGCTTCGTGCCAAATTCTGCCGCAGGGCTGCGCCCTTCCGCAGCGTCGGCAAAGAACCACTGCACCGGCGCATCAAGTTCTTGCGCGATCAGCCATAATTTGCTGGCGGAAATGCGATTCATGCCGCTTTCATACTTCTGCAGCTGCTGGAACGTCAAACCGATTTTGTTGGCAAGCGCCGTCTGGCTCAGACCGCACATAACCCGGCGCATCCGCACGCGCTGCCCGACATAAACATCCACAGGATGGGCGCCGAATTCCTGAACGGTACGTCTCTTGGCTCTGGCCATGGTCTCTCTTTTCAATTGTTACAAAGAATGTAAAAATTCAATTTACGCTGCGGAACACAACAAAATCCATGCTGAAATTTCGCATGGTGCGATTTTATATGTATTCGTGTTTGAAATAGGCGCTATCACGCGCAATTCAATGGCACCTGGAACACATCAGTTGCGAAATGAACTCTATACAATAAGTGAAACCTTACCGACCTCAGCCGCGAAAATAGGCATGGATCCCGTCGTCATCGGAGCAGGGATCGGATACAGATTCTGAGCTGCGGACATGGAAACCCTGCCCGGTTATCCGGGCGAATCTCGCGGTGCCGGCGATCAGCAACACGCGGTCGAATTCCGTTTCCATCGACCGGTCCAAAACGGTTTTGCACCGGACCTGGGCGGTCTTATTCCGCCGCCGCGCTGGATATCTGGCGCGCGACCAGCCGGGCATAGGTGCCGCCCCGGGCGAGCAACACTTCATGACTGCCCGCTTCGACAACCCGTCCATCCGACATTACAACAATCTGGTCGGCATTGCGGATGGTCGACAGGCGATGCGCCACGATCACCGTGGTGCGGTCGGTCATCAATTCATGCAGCGCGCCGCGCACCGCCTGTTCGTTTACCGCGTCCAGATGCGATGTCGCCTCGTCGAGGATCAGCATCGGCGCGTCCTTCAGGAAAGCCCGGGCGATGGCGACCCGCTGGCGCTGCCCGCCGGACAGGCGCATGCCGCGTTCGCCGACCTTCATGTTCAGTCCGTCGGGCATGGAGTCGACAAAATCAGCCAGCGCCGCCCGGCGCAGCGCCGTCATCAGTTCCGCATCCGTGGCATCCGGCCTGGCGATGCGGATATTGGCCGCCAGCGTGTCGTTAAACAGATAGGTATCCTGCGCGACCAGCGCGATCCGGGACCGCAGGTCATCCAGTTCGAAATCGCGCAGATCATGGCCATCCATGCGCACCACGCCGGTATCCGGATCCCAGAACCGCATCAGAAGATGCGCCAGCGTGCTCTTGCCCGCGCCGGACGCGCCTACCAGCGCCACCGTATGCCCCGCCGGGACCGACAGGCTGACATCGTTCAGCGCCAGCCGGTTTGCGCCGAAATAGGAAAAGCCGACGCCTTCCAGTTCCAGCGAGGCGCCGCGCCCGTCCGATTCCGGCACACCCGGGCCGTCCGTCACCGGTACAGTTTCCTGCTCCACCGCATTCAGTCGCCGTGTCGCCCCAAGGGTATCTGCCAGCTGCCGGCCGATATTGGCGATCTCGGAAATCGGCAGGAAGGCGGACATCGCCAGCAGGCTGAGCATCGGCAGCATCGTCCGATCCAGTTCGCCGGCGGACACAAGATACGCGCCGACGATCACGACCACCAGTCCGCCCAGCCCTGTCACCGCTTCCAGCCCGGCGGTCTGCATGGTCAGGTCGCGGAAGAAGGGCAGACGGATCCGATGGTGCCATTCAACCTTTTCCAGAAACACCCGGCCGCGCTCTTTCTCCTGCTGAAAGGCGACGACCTCGCCCAGCCCCTGAATCGTATCGACGCTGAAGGCGTTGAGGTCGCCCAGCGCCTCGCGCGCCCTTGAACCCAGATCGTCGATCCGCTTGCGCATGAAAAACGGGCTCAGCGCGACAATGGCGAGGAACGGCAGCAGCGCGACCGCCATCGGCCAGCCGTAGGCAAACAGTGTCGCCACCACCACACCCGGCACCAGCAATGCGACGAAGGCGGGCGCCACCGTATGGGCGAAGAAATATTCGACCAGTTCCACATCGTGTGTCGCCATCGCCACCAGGTCGCCGGTGCGTCGCCGCAGCAGATAAGCCGGGGCCAGCCGGTCGAGCTGCTTGAACAGCGCAACGCGCATATTCGCCAGCAGGCGGAACGCCATGTCATGGGCGATCCAGGATTCGAACCAGTGCAGGATACCGGCAAGCGGCGCCAGCACGGCGAGCAGGATCAGCAGGTCGTCGAAGGGCTCGCCCTGCTTTACAGCCGCGACGGTCAGCGCGCTGACCACGCCGACGCCGATAAAGGCTACGACCCGCGCGACGCCAAACAGGAATGTCGCAGTCAGTTTCAGCTTGTAGGGCATGATGTGGCGGAAGAGCGCGACCGTCGCCTGCCCCCAGCCCAGCCCTTCGGCGCGCAGGATCGAATCGGTCGGTTCCTGCGAATCGACATAGGCCGCTTCGGACAAGACCGGCTTGTCGGCCGTCAGTCCCTCAAGCGGCGCATCGGCGGTATCGTCGCCTTCAGCCTGCGCGGCCATCAGGGTGAAATACTTGCCGTGGCGTGCCATCAGCGCCTCATGGGTCCCGCTTTCCGCCACATGCCCTTCATCCAGCACAAGGATGCGGTCCGCATCGATCACGCTGGACAGACGGTGGGCGAAAATCAGCGTCGTGCGGCCCTGCATCAGCCGGTCCAGCGCCTGCTGGATCACCGCCTCGTTTTCCGCATCGACCGCCGACAGCGCCTCGTCCAGCACCAGGATCGGCGCGTCGCGCAACAGGGCGCGGGCGATGGCGATGCGCTGGCGCTGGCCGCCGGACAGGCGGATCCCGCGTTCGCCGATCACCGTCTGGTAGCGCTGCGGCAGGCGGGCGATGAATTCGTGCGCATTGGCCGCGTCCGCCGCCGCCTCCAGTTCCGCCTGTGTCGCGTCCGGCTTGCCGAAGCGCAGATTGTCCTCGACCGTGCCGTGGAACAGATAGGCGTCCTGGCTGACCACGGCGAGCTGTGCGTGGATATCGTCGAAGGACAGCGCCTTCATATCGTGGCCGCCCAGCCGGATGGTCCCTTCGGTGGGGTCGTAATTGCGCATCAGCAGCTTGACGATGGAGGATTTGCCCGACCCACTGGGCCCGACGATGCCGACCCTTTCGCCCTCTGCCACCGTGAAATCGAGGTCCCGATGCGCCGCATGCCGGCCGCCCGGATAGGAAAACCCGACATGCTCGAAGGCGATCGTCGGCGCGATCCGGTCGACCGACAGCGGCCGCGCGGGCGCCGCGATGGGCGGCTTTGCATCCAGCAGGTTAAAAATGCCGAGCGACGCCGCTTGCGCAACCATGCCCTGGTGGAGCAACACCCGCAATTCGCGCAATGGCCGGAAGACCTCGACCCCCATCATCAGGATGATCAGCAGCGCTGTAATGCTCATTGCGCCGTCCGCGACCCGGTAAGCGCCCACCGCCAGGGTTGCCGCCGCGCCGATGGCGATCCCCGCATCGGTAATACCGCGTGACAGCGCGCTGGTCGCCAGCAGCCACATCGTGCTGCGGAACAGCGTATGCGCCTTCTCCGCCAGCATCCTGGCGCGTGCGCCGCTCTGCCCGAAGGATTTCAGCGTCCCCAGGCCCTGCACGGAATCCAGGAATTCCGCCGCGAAGGATTTATAGGCCCGCGACCGCGACAGGCTGTTGCGGCTGTCCCAGCGATGGA
This window harbors:
- a CDS encoding LysR family transcriptional regulator, with the translated sequence MQDSFKTGVTTTRRITVDRPRTIDVMGEELRVYATPELIRDIEQTCKGLILDFADVNEDSVGTNVNIDHIAPTLMGMSVNIIATVKEIDRRKVVFEISAVDDIEPMGRGSHTRFIIDTSKSAERLQAKIAKVKAL
- a CDS encoding polysaccharide deacetylase, which translates into the protein MAADSSGKTAPGDLPWQWPEARWRGIVGKVRAGRSLKPETWPNGARAAVALSFDSDHESSTLRFGDSSPGRLSQGEYAARVSVPRIRRLLDRYDIRASFFVPAVVAMLWPDEQRALADEGHEIGIHGWIHELNSELPAAAERDLQMRAADVLESICGVRPVGIRTPSWDFSPNTLAITREMGLIYDSSLMADDDPYELLENGEATGVVELPVEWIKDDAVYFNMDRFSGLRPYTPPSAVLEIFKSEFDGTYVDGGLFVLTMHPHFIGHRSRLAMLEELIEHMKTRSDVWFATHAEVARYCLAEAAAR
- a CDS encoding DUF983 domain-containing protein, which produces MEISARIDLRRAIRRGFACLCPKCGNSNLYRRYLKTETDCGSCGAPVGNIRTDDIAPYFTIMIVGHIVVPLLLGLEQVASPPGWVHWLIWPPVTIALTYWFLPRVKGSVLGWMLWLGMRGDEQH
- a CDS encoding glutathione S-transferase family protein: MKLYTTKIAPNPRRVHIFLAEKGIEVESVEIDLAGKGNLTADFIAKNPLARVPVLEFDDGTYLAESVAICRYFEEIQPEPPLFGTDARDRANVEMWNRRMESEILGQISGCFRHSHPYWEGRITQVPDFGELCRTTVLERMAWLDGEMADREFIAGDRFSVADITAFCGIALGRIPKIRIPEDCGNLQRWYDAIGARPSVAG
- a CDS encoding helix-turn-helix transcriptional regulator; the protein is MARAKRRTVQEFGAHPVDVYVGQRVRMRRVMCGLSQTALANKIGLTFQQLQKYESGMNRISASKLWLIAQELDAPVQWFFADAAEGRSPAAEFGTKRETLELVRNFMTIAPDVRQHFLSLVKSV
- a CDS encoding ABC transporter ATP-binding protein, which gives rise to MYFDRRLWGFTKGVRLRILWAVFVGLASATVGVARLALLGWLLASIFAGESFESMIIPFAVVAAIMVLRGFLEYARNMVAHRTAAAVQLHIREQLYNKVVALGPAYFGQERTGDVILAMVDGVEQLEVYFGQYLPQLFISALTPIGIFAFVVFLDPLCAAILTGAALITMVAAQAFHRWDSRNSLSRSRAYKSFAAEFLDSVQGLGTLKSFGQSGARARMLAEKAHTLFRSTMWLLATSALSRGITDAGIAIGAAATLAVGAYRVADGAMSITALLIILMMGVEVFRPLRELRVLLHQGMVAQAASLGIFNLLDAKPPIAAPARPLSVDRIAPTIAFEHVGFSYPGGRHAAHRDLDFTVAEGERVGIVGPSGSGKSSIVKLLMRNYDPTEGTIRLGGHDMKALSFDDIHAQLAVVSQDAYLFHGTVEDNLRFGKPDATQAELEAAADAANAHEFIARLPQRYQTVIGERGIRLSGGQRQRIAIARALLRDAPILVLDEALSAVDAENEAVIQQALDRLMQGRTTLIFAHRLSSVIDADRILVLDEGHVAESGTHEALMARHGKYFTLMAAQAEGDDTADAPLEGLTADKPVLSEAAYVDSQEPTDSILRAEGLGWGQATVALFRHIMPYKLKLTATFLFGVARVVAFIGVGVVSALTVAAVKQGEPFDDLLILLAVLAPLAGILHWFESWIAHDMAFRLLANMRVALFKQLDRLAPAYLLRRRTGDLVAMATHDVELVEYFFAHTVAPAFVALLVPGVVVATLFAYGWPMAVALLPFLAIVALSPFFMRKRIDDLGSRAREALGDLNAFSVDTIQGLGEVVAFQQEKERGRVFLEKVEWHHRIRLPFFRDLTMQTAGLEAVTGLGGLVVVIVGAYLVSAGELDRTMLPMLSLLAMSAFLPISEIANIGRQLADTLGATRRLNAVEQETVPVTDGPGVPESDGRGASLELEGVGFSYFGANRLALNDVSLSVPAGHTVALVGASGAGKSTLAHLLMRFWDPDTGVVRMDGHDLRDFELDDLRSRIALVAQDTYLFNDTLAANIRIARPDATDAELMTALRRAALADFVDSMPDGLNMKVGERGMRLSGGQRQRVAIARAFLKDAPMLILDEATSHLDAVNEQAVRGALHELMTDRTTVIVAHRLSTIRNADQIVVMSDGRVVEAGSHEVLLARGGTYARLVARQISSAAAE